CAAATTAAAATGGTCAGATTTAGAACAGCCGCTATATTTATTCACCTGCCTTAGGAATTAATAGCTTGGGAGTGTTAATTTATGAGCAGCTGGCGTATAAATTGTAAATTGTTTGTACTAGCATAATCCCAGATTAAATGTGATGCGTCCGGCATCTCTGCTGGGCGACAACGGCTATTTGGGTAGAGTGGTAATGAGTAAACAATCCCAACATGTTTTAGTTACCTTACCCCATCCTCTACTGCGCCTGGCCAGTTTAGGTCTGGTGGCTTTCATCTTTACGTTGTTTTCGCTGGAACTGTCACGTTACGGCGCACAGCTTGCACCGCTGTGGTTTCCAACCTCTATCATGATGGTGGCTTTTTACCGTCACGCTGGAAAGATGTGGCCTGGGATCGCGCTGGCTTGCTCATTCGGTAGCATCGGCGCCTCTTTACTCTTCTTCCCCGGACAGTCGCTTAATTTCTCCTATACGGTCATTAACATTATTGAGGCTGTTGTTGGCGCAATGTTATTGCGTAAACTGCTGCCCTGGTACAATCCCTTACAAAATCTTAACGACTGGGCGCGTCTGGCATTTGGCAGCGCGGTTGTTCCGCCACTGCTGGGCGGCGTATTGATGTGGATGTTGTTGCCGAAGGAAACTACGTTAAATACCTTTCTCATTTGGGTACTGTCAGAATCCATTGGCGCACTGGCGTTGGTGCCGTTAGGTTTGCTGTTTAAACCACATTACCTGCTGCGCCATCGCGACCCGCGATTATTGCTTGAGACCCTGATTACGCTTCTGGTGACCTTAACGTTCAGTTGGCTATCCATGATGTACATTCCATGGCCATTTACCTGCGTTATTGTCCTGCTGATGTGGAGCGCTGTCCGTCTGCCGCGTATGGAGGCGTTTTTAATATTCCTCAGCACCGTGATGATGGTTTCGCTGATGCTGGCCGCCGACCCTTCACTGCTTTACACCCCGAAACAGAACATGATGACGGACATCCCCTGGTTGCCGTTTTTGATGATCCTGTTGCCCGCCAACATGATGACCATGGTGATGTACGCGTTTCGAGCCGAACGCAAGAACATTTCAGAAAGCGAGTCACGCTTTCGCAACGCCATGGAATATTCCGCGATTGGCATGGCACTGGTTGGCACCGAGGGGCAATGGCTACAGGCCAATAAAGCCTTGTGCCAGTTTCTGGGCTATAGCCAGGAGGAGCTACGTTCGCTGACCTTCCAGCAGTTAACCTGGCCGGAAGATCTGAACAACGACCTTGAACAACTCAACATGCTGGCACGCGGAGAGATTAATAGCTATTCCATGGAAAAACGCTATTACACCCGCGCGGGCGACGTCGTCTGGGCGTTGCTGGCCGTTTCGCTGGTGCGTCATAGCGACAACACTCCACTCTACTTTATCGCGCAGGTTGAGGACATTAACGACCTGAAGCATACCGAGTGGATTAACAAACGGTTGATGGAACGCATTACCCTCGCCAATGAAGCCGGGGGTATTGGGATTTGGGAATGGGAACTGCAGCCTGACGTGATCAGTTGGGATAAACGGATGTTCGATCTGTATGAAGTTCCCGCACATATCAAACCCAGTTGGCAAGTCTGGTATGAGTGCGTTGTACCCGAAGATCGCGAGTACGCCGAAAATGTGATTCGTGATTCGCTGGCCGCGCGGGTTCCGTTTAAGCTTGAGTTTCGTATCGCAGTAAAAGATGGCATACGCCATATCCGCTCGTTGGCCAACCGGGTGCTGAATAAAGACGGTGAAGTTGAACGCTTACTTGGTATCAATATGGATATGACCGAAGTGAAGCAGCTTAACGAAGCGCTGTATCAGGAAAAAGAGCGCCTGCACATTACGCTGGACTCAATCGGCGAAGCGGTAATTTGTATTGATGTCTATATGAACGTGACCTTTATGAATCCGGTCGCTGAGAAAATGAGCGGCTGGCAGCAGGACAGTGCCATCGGCATTCCGCTATTGACGGTACTACATATTACTTTTGGCGAGAACGGTCCGCTGATGGAAAATATCTACAGTGCTGACATGTCGCGTACGGCAATCGAGCAGGAAGTGGTCCTGCATTGTCGTAACGGCAACAGTTATGACATTCAGTACAGCATCACGCCCCTCAGCACCCTTGACGGCGGTAGCATTGGTTCGGTGTTGGTTATTCAGGACGTCACAGAGTCACGGAAGATGCTCCGCCAGCTTAGCTACAGTGCCTCACATGATGACCTGACGCAGTTGGCAAACCGGGTCAGCTTCGAAAACCATCTAAAACAATTGCTGCATTCAGTACACGACACGCGCCAGTGCCATGTACTGGTTTTTATCGATTTGG
This window of the Citrobacter freundii ATCC 8090 = MTCC 1658 = NBRC 12681 genome carries:
- a CDS encoding diguanylate cyclase; this encodes MSKQSQHVLVTLPHPLLRLASLGLVAFIFTLFSLELSRYGAQLAPLWFPTSIMMVAFYRHAGKMWPGIALACSFGSIGASLLFFPGQSLNFSYTVINIIEAVVGAMLLRKLLPWYNPLQNLNDWARLAFGSAVVPPLLGGVLMWMLLPKETTLNTFLIWVLSESIGALALVPLGLLFKPHYLLRHRDPRLLLETLITLLVTLTFSWLSMMYIPWPFTCVIVLLMWSAVRLPRMEAFLIFLSTVMMVSLMLAADPSLLYTPKQNMMTDIPWLPFLMILLPANMMTMVMYAFRAERKNISESESRFRNAMEYSAIGMALVGTEGQWLQANKALCQFLGYSQEELRSLTFQQLTWPEDLNNDLEQLNMLARGEINSYSMEKRYYTRAGDVVWALLAVSLVRHSDNTPLYFIAQVEDINDLKHTEWINKRLMERITLANEAGGIGIWEWELQPDVISWDKRMFDLYEVPAHIKPSWQVWYECVVPEDREYAENVIRDSLAARVPFKLEFRIAVKDGIRHIRSLANRVLNKDGEVERLLGINMDMTEVKQLNEALYQEKERLHITLDSIGEAVICIDVYMNVTFMNPVAEKMSGWQQDSAIGIPLLTVLHITFGENGPLMENIYSADMSRTAIEQEVVLHCRNGNSYDIQYSITPLSTLDGGSIGSVLVIQDVTESRKMLRQLSYSASHDDLTQLANRVSFENHLKQLLHSVHDTRQCHVLVFIDLDRFKAVNDSAGHAAGDALLRELSALMLSMLRSSDMLARLGGDEFGLLLPDCNIESARFISGRIISAINNYQFMWEGRLHRIGASAGITLIDEKNHVATDVMSQADIACYAAKNSGRGRVCVYEPQQSQAHAARSQLSLDEQRHTITHNPMLMIARGVASPRIPETFSFWIISLRLGTAEGEIIEDQAFHAGLVDPTLSQALDRRVFGEFFQSAAPAVANKGLSIALPLSAAGLLNTELVDELLEHLQRSPLPPRLLHLTVPSSVIKTSPTQAVSALHRLRQYGCRIVLSQVGRDLELFDNLKYHIVDYLLLDSELSASAPGNLIDEMWVSIIQGHAQRLDIKTIAGPVQLPLIMDTLSGIGIDMIYGDIIADAQPLDLLLNTSNFAIN